aaaaatgacggctgtaggtgaaattttttacttaaaatggaaagagtgcaagtaacttgggacgcccaaaaaggaaataagtgcgagtagtgcgggacggagggagtactatagtAGATATTTGACACTTCACCAAATTAGATCACAGTGGGATTTCTTAAgttctaaaacatgcttttttatgttatttatagGCTAGTCTGAGATATGCAATAAGAGTGTATAATGTACATATAATACCTTAATTCTTACTGTTAGTTTCAAAAGACCAGCTTTTTTTAAATAGTTATGAAAATATGTGATGGATTCAGTCATTtgctaattaaattattgaatcTAATTCTAACTTTGTGAATTCATCATGACAGACTCAtaacatttcataataaatttcataatgtaataTTTATCACAACTAattttagggcatccacaatgggcggacgatggcacgcccgatggcgcgcatcgtccgcgccatccatcgcccgcacccattgcgggtgcgcgccatagggcgcggacgatagtcgcgccctatacttcggtcgcggaggatagcgcggacgatggccatcgtccgccccattgcggctgtcgcggacgatggccatcgtccgcgacatcgtccgccccattgtggaggtcgcggacgatcaaccgcggacgatggcacgcagtttcgtttttttataaataccgttcatttgtaacatttcatttcactcgatttcattttcgaaacttacaattacataattactacgaaatagattcaagccccaatagtcctacgtttagcgcaggggcgcattggccgggtacagaacccggcaattatcgttcgttcgacaccaacgcccactacgatcccgatttcagtacggaatcgtatgggttgtctgacatggagccttctccgcaccgcccaaccgcagcggtcgatcccgaccccgccacgaccgcttccgccccagccagaaagaagcggaaccgacCCCAACGAAGCcaaatatctccgggcgttactcgatgagctgcgtcggaagttgggaattggtccgacttagtttttttttattagttcaatgatgtaacttttttttattaaaacttcgccgtttgttatttagactgttttttatttactcgttacttgttatttgaaaacagttaaattaattaaacaaaacaataaaatgatgatgtggcgctccccactgcaggtggggaggtaggaggataaaactgctgacgttgcgcgccatagggcgcgctttagggcgccccattgctaatgctcttatagATGGTTGAGATATTTTATTCAAACATGATCACACTTCATATCTTATAGCATAGCATATAAACGTATCTAATATATAGAGCGATCATTGGGTAATGACAATATGGTAAtgaaacaaaacataaaattaatgtCCAATGCAAAATCGACAAAACTAACAGCTGTATAAATAGTATAGTATGGCAATAGAAATTCCATTAGCTAGGAATAATTGTCTTTATCATCCATTACCTTGATTGGTTGGTGACCAAgacaaaattatattttgattcatCAATGATTACTTgtctcatattttctttttaaccacttttctttatatatttaaaaatcaagTGAGACAAAACACAAATTGAAAATGTAAAAATTGTGTGTGcgaacatattttttttatagacaaATGAATAGAAATTTAAAAGTCGCGTCACGATTGTCGATAGACTTGAATTCGAGACATTTTAATGCTCGACCTGTCACCTGTGCACAGGCGCATATTTTATTGACACGTTATAGGCGCCAAAGTGACCACCACACGGTGCTCATTTAATCATTGTAGTACGTTTATCAACTAAGCAGGGTAATTAAACAGTTAATGTCGGTACTTGTCAAGTAAGAATATTTGTACCCTTGCTTGTAGGAGTGCGATTGGTTAgagaattaatatttaaatcttTTACTATATCTAAGATGGAGTACtacataaaagaaaaaagttgATTGCATATAATAAcaactcttttacttttttttaaatttataaccAAATCAATTAGCCGTAATCAAAATAATTACTTCTAGATGCTCGATTTATAAGGCATAATGATGAGAGCTTACAAATTGCAAAATCGCCTAAATAGTAAGTATACAGCAGCAATCTTAATATTGTATCGGGAGATTTTAGTCTAACACTCAGAAAATTATGTTAATTTTATGTCGTTTATTGTCAACATGAAAATGAAAGCACGCCTACCCTACGACGAATAAGGctatcaaatttaataaatttattaaaaaaaacacgcCCAGTGGGACTCGAACCCACAATCGCCTGATTAGAAGTCAGACGCCTTATCCATTAGGCCATGGGCGCTTCTTGATACGCTCGTGAACTTAGACTTTTATCATCTGTAGTAATCAGTTCTAGACTACTAGCTCAAATTTTGAACATATTATTCTATGGCATTCAAACATTTTGTTACAAGGTTACTTATCCACAGAAATAGAAATAGTGGGTTATCTTgatattactccatatttcgTTTACAGTTTATCATTTCGTTAGTGAGATCATATTACCATTGTAGCCTTCAACTTGCTAGTGTATTTGATTTTGTTCAGGCTCCGTTTAGTACACGAAATTGGAATTAGAATTGGAattctatggaattgaattggaaggaAAATTCAATTCTAAATCCTATGTTTGGTAAAGTGGAGTAAtttatatgaaattgaatttaaataatttatgcacacacattatacacaaaatacacactcacgcacactacacacaaaatacatatactataacacaccgcacacactacacacaccgcatacaatatacacacattataaacaaaatacattcaatgcacacaatatacacacattatacacaaaatacacacactgcacacactataaaaaaaactcactccacacattgcacactatacacacacacgtgctatacacaaaataaacacactacatacactatacacatacTACACGCATTACACACACGTCACAAATTTTacccaaaatacacacactatgtacactatacccaaaatacacacagtattcacaaactaaaatttcaaatttggtgcagtttaaacttttgaaaaatttcagtttttttattcaaatcagaataaaaaaattaaaattgaaaaaaaaaatcaaaaatcggATGCTTGAAAGTTGTaaaatgtgtgtaaagtgtgaaatttgtgtagtgtgtaaaatgtgtgtagtatgtgaaacGTGTGTAgggtgtgaagtgtgtgaaatatgtgtagtgcgggaaatgtgtgaaatttgtgtagtgtgtgaaatgtgtgtactAAAGGAAATGTGTGGAATTTGTgtagtgtgaaatgtgtgtagtgtgtgaagtgcatgtagtgtgtgaaacatgtgaaatgtgtgtgaagtgtgtgtagtgggTATATAGTGAAACTATCTAATTTTATGACCAtttggaattccaattttctacttttgatatggaattcaaatcaTGGAATTGAAAAACTTGGAGTTATAGTTCAATTCCAAATTCTATACATTTTTGTGAtaccaaaaaatgaaattgacaaTTCCAATTCCATAGCTCCAATTCCATGTTTCCAAACACACCCTCAATGTTTTCTAGTATTTCAAAAATTGCAAACATAACACACAACGGCCCAATCAATGTAATATCCAGACCATGGCCAAAAAccattcaataaaattgatctaCTCCTTTGCACGCATCGAAGGGAAACAACCGAGCATTAAGTCTGTAAAACGAAAAAGAAATCTCTTCGAACTCTGGTTTAAGTTTTTGATCGAATGGAACAAAGCTTAAGCAAAACCCAATAGTACCATAGCTCTATTGAAAACAATCAAAGCAAACAAACTAGACCAAACGCCACAATAATGAGGCTGAATAATTTACTTCATTATTTTGTTTATCACCTCGAATGAGTTAATGTCTTAATGACAGAGACATCAAGGGCTGTCATTTTCTGACAAACACCATCCCTCATGGTTTGCAACCACTAATAAACAGTAATTTTCAAGAATTACATCGTGGTAAATAGTACACCCACCCACCAttctttcaataaaaaaaagggtGCCAATGTGTAAATCTACAGCAATCCAAAACCAACATCCAAATTCATGGTGATGCCTACCAGGTTCATGTCCCTCAAACTTGCCCACCAAAAACAAAGAACTAAAATAACAGTTTGATGTTGAGCTTTGGTGTAATGTTTGTCTCCATCATGTGTTTTAATCTTCAAGTTCGATGATCTTCACCACGGAAGCATCTCCGACCTTCTGACACACAACTACTCGATCGTGGGACTTGATAACTCCAGAAGCTTTTCCATGATTAAGTGCAACCTTCAAAACAGACTCATTTGTTGCGTTTGTGGACTCAGCCTGTAAGATGAACAGAGTCAGTTCACAGTTGTCAAGAGCATGTACCAAAATTCAAATAATCAAACTATTATACAAACATGATCAGAATGGGTAGGGGTAGAGCTctgtgtatatagtgtgtttgCAAAGTCATTGTATAGGCAAATTATATGATATGAATTCAAGCAAAAGCACTTGAGACAATATCAAATTGATGTGGCTTTGTGCAAGAATTTGACATTTAAAAGAACTCTCATTCAAATGTGATATGGCCATAGTAGTTTTGCCTCCATAATGCAAATATGATCTAAGGAAAAGACAAGGTACTTACTGGATGCCGAGGATCAGCGAGCAAGGGGAAAAGGCCCCGCACTACAAGTGATTGCCTAGCCTGAACATATGCGGAAACATTATAAGCACCTCACTAGGAAACAAATACAAGAACAGAACTTGAAGAAGTACAATCACAAAAATAGCAGGAGAAAAGCAGTTAGATCTGTGCCAACTAATCTCCTACGCAATATAGGCATAGCTTTTCCTACTGCCTCAATCAGATAACTATAAAAACAATATTGCACGAACGAAAGTGTGTGAAACTGTCTACCCTCAATATTTTATGACAGATATCTTGATGTCATTACATAGCCATAATGGCCTTCCTTGTTAATGTTAATATGAAAATGAACCATCAAATATAATTGTTCTGGAATTGGAGCCATTTAAAGCTTAAGGGGAGGGTGGGGACTGAATGCTGACATATGCCACAGAGAGGTGATGCTATAACCACACTGTAACAGTTGGTAAAGTCGAATCcaggttttataataaaaaatattatcttGATGTGGAGCTAAAGTTTACCTCAAATGCACCGCTAAAACTCCACTTCAGTTGATTTGTCTTCAGCCGAGGAATGACAACAGATAACACAGGCATCGTTGGCCTGTACTTTGCAATCAATCTGCATAGAAAGGAAGATGTTGAGATGATGCTAAAATGGAGTGCATCTTAGATTCTTAATAtcagtttatatatatatatatatatatatatatatatggttttaatctatgcaaaactagttttaaatacagaaacgcagaacaatatcatgcgTAGGGCATGTTTAGGTCATTGTTAGTTTATGTTTAGGTCAtactaacaaagcatgacctaaaatgatcttaaaattacattaaactcaaatcttataatatgacctaaaactgtttaattatgacctttcgtgtttttggttaattattgaccattagatcatctaatccaagggtcaagatttgggctgcatttctggatttaaacacatacttgttttgatcatctccctatatatatatatatatatatatatatatatatatatatatgtcgaAGAAAACAATACCTTGCAGCTCTTCCAGATGATGTAAAGCATATTATGACAGATGCCTTTACTTTAAGGGCCGCACGGACCTAAGATGAAGTGCAGATAGAGTGACTTAATATGATGATGATCTAAGCAAAAACTGAGAGCACAATTATGGGACAGAAATATCTATTCAGAATTCTTTTGCTATTTAAATTTCGCCTTGTTATTCTTCAGTTGTTCCGCAACATACCGCAGAGGAAGCAATAGATTCCAAGTGAGTCATTGGTTCACCAACAAACTTTACAGTCCTCTTGAAGTATTGATCTTGATTGAAGACCTTCTCTGCCTATGAAGAAAAGGGGAAACTGCAGTTAGATTTGCTCAAAGTGTTTGTCAATAAGGACATTGAGACTAGCCAACAATTCTTCATATAAGGGGTGAACGCCCAGTTAGTATGTTAGTCCAAAGTTTCTGCTATTGATGGGAATGAAATTaggctattttttttatactaatGACAATTAAAGATACAAACTTTAGTGCTTTGCATAGTTGAAATGAAAAACAGAAGCTTAGAGAGTTTAACTGTACTTGCACAAAGAATAAACATGAATAAGTTGGGAATCTAATTGAGTGAAACGTGAAATACACCTTCAaagcattttattttaaaaatgtactTGGGCCTAGGATTAGTTATTAAGAATGAAAATTCATTGCGAGTAAACATATTGCATTAGACAAAAAACTGAAGCTGTTAAAATCAAGAAACCTCAAATTGAATGTATAGGAAACAGAACACCATATAAAGATATCAACAACAGTTAATATGAAGCCAAGCAAATGCAGAGGTGAAAGACAATATACCTCAGCACAGATTTTCCCAACGGTAGAAATAGTTTCCACAGGATACAATCCACGCAAGGTCTCAGCACCAAGAAGAATAGCATCACATCCTGAAATATACATTATCACCATGGTTCAGCCAGCTGATATAATTTGACCAACAATTAAAGAAGACTGATGATAATTCACATATAATAACCAAATGCCCTTGGACAATTAATAGAGAAGGAATGCCAATTCACAAAAACTGCTTTAAGAAAACAAGGCCAAGCATTTATGTTTTTCCAACAAAGATTTCAGTCAGACGCTTACCATCCAAAACAGCATTAGCAACATCAGTTGCCTCAGCACGAGTGGGCCTCAAATTGTCTGTCATGCTATCGACAACACGAGTCACAACTGCAGGCTTTCCAGCCATGTTACATTTGTAAACAGCAGACTTCTGAAACAAGAACACCTACAGATAGAGAGGAAAGAAATTATTCTAAAAATTATAGAGTAGAGCAAAGAAATTATATTACATGCAAGTAATATGCAAGAACTATAGCATCCCACCCAGAAAGAGGCCAAAATGTGCATATCAGTTTTTCAAAGGTCAAAGTGAGGCCTTCCTGATATATAATGACCAACCAGAACActtgaaaatttcaaatgaaaaaaatttacaGCTATAGAGCATAGCCTTGAAATTTGAGGTACTGACTAGATAAATACATTCGCAAAAAAACTACATAAAGATGTTACTTCTTCATGTACATATAGACATGAGCAATGCAGCTCAAAGTCagcaaaataaaaacaaacagaTGGGGAATACAAAGCAAGATTTTGCatgaacaaataaaacaaacagCTGACCTTCTCAGGTGGGAGGTCTATGCCAAGATTCCCACGAGAGAGGATGATGCCATCAGCCTCCTGTAGGATCTCGTCAAAATGGGTTAAACCCTGCAGATACCAGTAAGTTAAAGTTTGTGAGCCACTTGCGCATCTCTTGTAAAAACACAACCCACTTTATTAGAGATTGCATTGCAGCCTCAGCATACCTCTACATTTTCAATTTTAGCAAATATCTGAGTCTGACTCAGATCACCATGCTTTGACAGAAAATCACGGGCCTGCAAAGAAAATTTATCAGTTTCAAGGAAACTACATACATGGTATTCACATTAAAAAGaaatcaaaacaattttatCCCAGCCACTTTACCTCACGGACATCCTCTGCGTGCCGTGTGTATGATAACGAAAGaaaatctattttattcttaACCCCCCAAGTGCTGATGACCTGAAACAGAAGTGATATGTCTTgaatattaaaatcaaaattgaacAGATAGGATAAGACTGACATATAAAGGAATAACCAAATATAACTTCTAGTTAATCATCAGCAACTCAAATAAATAGACATGCTTCAGATGCCAAATTAGGCACTAGTTTCATAGGTTTGAATTTCACCATGAGTAATACAGGAAGGTACAAGGAAACTGCATGAAGGTCTAGGTTTGAAGGTGGTGACTTTTCAATTTCCTTCTCGACTTACAAGTATTATGGttaaaatcatatttaaaaCCCTTGATAAAGTGCGGAAGTGTAAACTATTTACTGCTAATTTCATCATAGAGTCATTCAGAAATATCCTCCCAAATCCCAATATCATGAGAAAGGAACATACAAGTCAAACAGTTAGTGCAAGGTTTGCAGAACTCACCTCCTTGTCCTTTTCAGATAGAGTAGGCAGGtcaattcgaatttgtgaagcatgcAGTGTAAATAGTGATCCTGCCAAGGTTGCTGAGTTCTTGGTAACACAAACCACATCATTACCCTGTACTTCATCAACCTGCCAGCCAAATCACAAATGACAAGTAATAAATCTCACTGAAATAACTAATTATATATCAAGCATAAGGCATAAAATGCAAAAGAAAGTGTACTTAGTGTATACAGGCTCATGTTTGCTTCTATCATAAGAATCTATTTAAAATGGAACCAGGGAGAAATATCCAGAGGAAGATGAACAAACTCAAGAACCAAGTACACATAGGTAAtgtaggaaaaaaaagaaaaggagaagcAAATCAATAATAGAAAATTGATTTAGACAAGCCCACTGACATTGCAAAGACAGCTAGACATGTGAGAGTGATTAATAGAATGGGACAACACTACTAGGAGaacttaaaaatgaaaaacactACATATGTACACCTCCTACCTCCAGCCATACAGAAGTCGTCTCACTTCCCGTGAATAGGTACTGACCGACAAAAATGGTGTCACCCTTCTTCACAGCCTGCAAACATGGACCTTGATTAGGATGTACAACAAGAAAGAGGCCTAAAGGAAATTAATGATGTCCAAAGAATGGAGCAGTACTCTTAGAAGCAACACAGACAGTGATAATAAGAGCTAGAAACATATTAGCAGCTCAGGCAACAATAGCAGCTGAAATAATGCTGatttaaacatataaaaaaaatcataatagtAAAGCAAATCAACTTTCTCCTTCGAATCGCAAATTGACAAGTGGATGGGTAAAACAGCAAACAAATTGCACTAGGAAAATGGTTAGAGAACCTTAGCCAATCCAGCAAAGTTGATCGGCAAAACTGCAGATGTTGCTTCTTGACCTTGATCAGGAGTCAAAGTAACCTTGTCTTCGGCTTTAAGTGTTATAGATGTCTCACGCTTATTAACAACTTGCATTTCAGCACCTACGGTGTCTAGCATAACCTGAAAACATGTTCAAACCCAGCATCATCAACATTGATACAAAATCTACTTTATTGTTTCCTCTTCAAAAAGTAACACAAAGCATAAAATTGCATGCTTTATTTTACTCTCCAGCTgtaaataggaaaaaaaatcgaaatcaaataaatataaaatccaATAGTTCAATAGACTTACAGCACAGAGTTTCGTAGTGCTCTTAATTGCAGTCTTCAGATTCTCCAAAGTCTTCTGGTGAGAGTCCGCATCGCCCCATGAAAAATCAAATCTCGCAACTGCCACGTTAGAAAAATtaacaaacaaaaaacaataacTAACCAAATAAGATCAAAGTCcggaaaaagaaaagtacaaaAAGATATTTATCTCCAAAAAAAGTTGAATCAATTACCGGACATTCCAGTCTTAAGGCAATCGGAAATGACTTCGACGGATCGAGAGCGCGGGCCGAGCGTCCCGACGATCTTCGTCATAGCAGGGAAGAAACTCTGCATAGACACCACCAGATGAGTCACAGAAATCCAAACCGCAAACGGCTAGTATCGATCCGCTCAAAAATCAAAACAGCGAAAAGTGATACCGGTTTGGATGGCTCAAGGATGGTGGCCATCCGGATTGGCTCCTCGAGCAGCAAATGATTTGAATGCATCTTGATTGTCTTCGATTTCTTGCGAGTAACAGTAGTTGAAGCAGTAAATGATAGAGAATTGATTTGGTGGATAAATAGTGCAACACAATGGTTTGTTTCTCAGTTTCTCTCTCTAAGATTTCTTTTTGCCAACGAAAACATCCCTTCCCCGGTTTTCGCTTTCCACCTCTTCGGTACAACTTACGTTCCACGACGGGCTAATTATaccatatatacaaaatattttatcaatcttTCGTATTAGTATGAAAAGTTTCAAGTTTACCTATATATACAAAAAgtttagagcattagcaatggagCACCCTATAGGATGctctaaagcccgccctatgcatcgtcacgtcagcattttattcTCCTGcacttccacctgcagtggggcgccctataagccgccctataagccgccctaaaggccaccctaagcattttctttatttgaatatttaaataactacaaaaatttgaaaaaaaaccttcatttcatttaaaattaatacattacaatacgaattaaaaaaatacgcattctcaatgacggcggttacgggctcAAACTTAttcaaccatgtcgttcatgagctgagcatggtcttgttggttacgcattgaggcctgtctagacagaacctcattgaagcccatcggtaatcctcgagcgtGGGGcacggtcgccgtgctggagctagatccacctccagtcgtcgtggttcatttttgtttgtgagagattatcgaaatattcgtatggaatgtgagagatgagggaaatgttcgtatgaaaaatagaatgacaaacggggtttaaatagacaaaaattcataaaaaaattaaaatgcgTTGCATCTTCCGCGTCGCTCACAATGGACGGGcgatggggcggacgatacccTATCGTCCGcatatcgtccgcggacgatgcatcgggcatcgtccgcgcacccacagtgggcggacaaTGGCGCGCCCGAgacatcgggcggcctatcgtccgccccattgcggatgctcttattagTGTTTTATATCGATACATTTAGTCTAAATTCGATTAACACCGTTAGTTTTCTTATTTCTAAGTATGTTTAATTCATTCTATTCACTATATTTTACTGCGTTCTGTTTGATAATGGAAAATTTATTCCTCTTTAttgaatgtatatatatgtattaatATGCTCTAGATGTATCATTAAATTATAGTGTCCCCATTTTGAGAGTTCAGTCGGTTCCATGTTCATGAATATATTGCCATGTGTGTTCCCATCGGTGACGTTTATTTGTATGGATTAGGAGAAGTGAGACTCGTTTTTGGAAGTTTAATATGTGACACAAATGTTCATGAGTGTATCTCCATTTCACCATTTGTGTTCCCATGTTATCTGCTGCAATCTGACTGGGCGGAGAGGAGCTGACTCGTGCTCCATAACATCCCAGAATTCCTCCTCCGCTCCTCGTTCGACAACCACATCACCACGGTTTCTGTCAACCTAGCCAGTAGAACCTTTCGTATCTTCTCTTTTCCTAATAGAATGTTACGGACGCACCGGCTACCCCGGCTGAGCCGACTACAGATGCCGCAATAGAAGATACTTACGGGAGCCAGGCGGTGACAGGAGAAGGGGAGACACCGCCCGAGGAAGGGGGTGAGATACCGACCGAAGCAGAACAGCCTAAGGGAGTGGAGTCCGAGGAGAGCACGACAACGAGAAAGTTCCGACCAAGAGAGCAAATCAAGCCACCGAACATGTTCCAGAATTACACCGCCAAATCGTCTCCCGCCACCGCGGCCAGTTGCTGCAGCTTCCCGAATAATGGCTGTGGATATATGTGTAAAACATAGTGAGTCTCGTTCTTGGAAGTTGTCACATTGTCCTAATCCATACAAACAATGCTAAATAGTAAGAAAATTAACAGTGTTAAACTAATTTAGACGGAATGTATCAATATGAAAAActaattaaacattttttaaacttaaaactttttgtattaatttgaaatattaataaaatattttgtatgtgTGGTGTAATTACCTCTACGTTCCACAAGGTACCACTTTTACGATATTATTATTGGTTTCTTGTTGTAAAAAACGTGGGATTTAGCAAAAGTGAGCTCAATGTGACATTTATAAAAtcctatttatttttatgtaaaatttaaaataaagatATTGATGAGGAAGGAGTATTATGGAAAAGAATAAACAAAaatgaacaaacaaaaaatacttcatccgtctcataaaatttgtcacattttatcattttcatcCATCCCACAAAGTTTATCCCACTTAGAATCTATTTAAAACAAAGCATTAAATACACTCCTCACCCTTATTCCACTACACACCTTCATTAATTCAAAATCAAACAAGCTTAGAACTCGCTCTAGGTTAAACCGGAACAAACTTTGCTTTGGAGTATTTAATTCCTAATATATTTATGGACTTGTTTTTAAGGCATCTTCCAAACATGGCACATCTTACCGGCGCTAGAGGCGAATTTGTTCCTTGAGTTCTTgttcataaataattaaatcggAACCTTGTCAATTTTTCTATTTATGGTGGCCATTCATGTTGAATATTTATTGGATGAAAATATGAAGTAGAGTGGAAAACGCCACATTGTATATACTAATATTAACACGTATGGGAATGAGAAGTGCTCattagtataaaaatatttttatatctaATAAAATACTTTGAATCAATtactattagtattaattttattcacTTCTATTAATTCAGTTATTATCTAGTAACTACCATTAAATTGTGAGTAGAAAAAACAGGGACTACAGACAAATTAGATACTCCTATATTAAATTCGCACCAAAATTATATAACGCGAAAATGGGCCCACTCACGTGCCCACCTAACGGACTCGTCACCAATGTAACGCCACTGGGGCACCGCCCCTACCCCTAACCTGCAAAATTTCTCAAATTCCATGATCCTTTAACGGCGCCACGTTTTCACTTCCGTCTCCGTTTCCGTCAGCTG
This sequence is a window from Salvia splendens isolate huo1 chromosome 14, SspV2, whole genome shotgun sequence. Protein-coding genes within it:
- the LOC121766026 gene encoding pyruvate kinase 1, cytosolic-like — translated: MHSNHLLLEEPIRMATILEPSKPSFFPAMTKIVGTLGPRSRSVEVISDCLKTGMSVARFDFSWGDADSHQKTLENLKTAIKSTTKLCAVMLDTVGAEMQVVNKRETSITLKAEDKVTLTPDQGQEATSAVLPINFAGLAKAVKKGDTIFVGQYLFTGSETTSVWLEVDEVQGNDVVCVTKNSATLAGSLFTLHASQIRIDLPTLSEKDKEVISTWGVKNKIDFLSLSYTRHAEDVREARDFLSKHGDLSQTQIFAKIENVEGLTHFDEILQEADGIILSRGNLGIDLPPEKVFLFQKSAVYKCNMAGKPAVVTRVVDSMTDNLRPTRAEATDVANAVLDGCDAILLGAETLRGLYPVETISTVGKICAEAEKVFNQDQYFKRTVKFVGEPMTHLESIASSAVRAALKVKASVIICFTSSGRAARLIAKYRPTMPVLSVVIPRLKTNQLKWSFSGAFEARQSLVVRGLFPLLADPRHPAESTNATNESVLKVALNHGKASGVIKSHDRVVVCQKVGDASVVKIIELED